In one Solanum dulcamara chromosome 1, daSolDulc1.2, whole genome shotgun sequence genomic region, the following are encoded:
- the LOC129890682 gene encoding protein RALF-like 33: MTTTPGEKLQEIQLQTHKMQKSQLYFHPLKALFFLLVFCHAQMRFCDGVSVFDLKSVKDGNFDLMGKKGCSEKLQECSEMVDEEDLMDSESNRRVLFMQQKYISYGTLKRDLVPCNTPGASYYNCKAPGAANTYNRGCEIITRCARGVSDIKS, translated from the coding sequence ATGACAACAACACCAGGGGAAAAGCTACAAGAAATTCAACTTCAAACTCACAAAATGCAAAAATCCCAACTTTATTTCCACCCATTGAAGGCCCTCTTCTTCTTGCTTGTTTTCTGCCATGCCCAGATGAGATTTTGTGATGGGGTTTCAGTTTTTGACCTGAAATCAGTTAAAGATGGTAACTTTGACCTAATGGGGAAAAAGGGTTGTTCTGAAAAGCTCCAAGAATGTTCAGAAATGGTGGATGAAGAAGATTTGATGGATAGTGAAAGTAACAGAAGGGTTTTGTTTATGCAGCAAAAGTACATTAGTTATGGTACATTGAAGAGGGATTTGGTGCCTTGTAATACTCCTGGTGCTTCATATTATAATTGTAAAGCTCCTGGTGCAGCTAATACTTACAACAGAGGATGTGAGATTATTACAAGGTGTGCTAGGGGGGTCAGTGACatcaaatcttga
- the LOC129883078 gene encoding heat stress transcription factor A-5 encodes MDVLSAAAASSGGGGGPAPFLSKTYEMVDDSQTDDIVSWTPTGHSFVVWNPQEFARILLPTYFKHNNFSSFIRQLNTYGFRKIDPERWEFANEEFLKDQKHLLKNIHRRKPIHSHSHPPGSTVDPERAAFEEEIDKLTREKSGLEANVSRFRQQQSAAKLQLEELTGRLGSIEQRQESLLTFVEKAVQNPDFVERLAQKLESMDISAFSKKRRLPQIDSPQPVQESMSVDNHSSSRVEFGNLCHQDFSNKLRLELSPAVSDINVLSCSTQSSNEDGGSPHRRMSEGWSREVQLRTGGVIYTPEAIELSDTGTSFTLKMDSSLPRASSNVESSRPHSLPQSLTSNEEVEGHISCQLNLSLASCLSQVDKNQYSLRMSQIGQEIGKHSKSHSDANEKIPPTNDKPLPPSHDATANKQGPTTTPVRVNDVFWEQFLTERPGCSDNEEASSSYKGNSYDEQYERKSNQGVASNTRKVEHLTL; translated from the exons ATGGATGTGCTTTCGGCGGCGGCGGCGTCCAGTGGCGGCGGTGGAGGTCCGGCGCCGTTCTTGTCGAAAACATATGAGATGGTGGATGATTCTCAAACTGATGACATCGTATCATGGACTCCGACTGGTCACAGTTTTGTCGTGTGGAATCCTCAAGAATTCGCTCGAATTCTTCTTCCTACCTATTTCAAACACAACAATTTCTCCAGTTTCATTCGGCAGCTCAACACTTAC GGCTTCCGGAAGATTGATCCAGAAAGATGGGAATTTGCCAATGAGGAATTTTTGAAGGACCAGAAGCATCTACTTAAGAACATTCATCGTAGAAAACCCATTCACAGTCATAGTCACCCTCCAGGTTCCACAGTTGATCCAGAAAGAGCTGCATTTGAGGAAGAGATTGATAAACTTACACGTGAGAAGTCTGGGCTCGAGGCTAATGTCTCAAGGTTCAGACAGCAACAATCTGCTGCAAAACTCCAGCTAGAAGAATTAACTGGGCGGCTTGGCAGTATAGAGCAAAGGCAGGAGAGTTTACTGACATTTGTTGAGAAGGCAGTTCAAAATCCTGACTTTGTTGAGCGTCTTGCTCAGAAACTCGAGTCCATGGATATTTCTGCATTTAGTAAGAAGAGGCGATTGCCTCAAATCGACAGCCCTCAACCAGTTCAAGAAAGTATGTCGGTGGACAACCATAGCAGTTCTAGAGTTGAGTTTGGGAACCTTTGCCATCAAGATTTCTCAAATAAGCTCAGGCTTGAATTGTCACCTGCTGTTTCAGATATCAATGTGCTCTCATGCAGCACCCAAAGTTCCAATGAAGATGGCGGAAGCCCACATAGGAGAATGTCTGAAGGATGGTCCAGAGAAGTGCAACTTCGAACCGGGGGAGTAATTTACACCCCTGAAGCAATAGAACTATCAGATACAGGGACGTCTTTTACGTTGAAGATGGATTCATCTTTGCCTCGTGCTTCGAGCAATGTCGAAAGCTCAAGACCGCATTCCTTGCCACAAAGCCTGACATCTAACGAGGAAGTTGAAGGTCACATTTCCTGCCAGCTGAATCTTTCTTTGGCTTCATGTCTTTCACAAGTCGATAAAAATCAATATTCATTGAGGATGTCCCAAATAGGTCAAGAGATAGGTAAACATTCTAAATCACATTCTGATGCCAATGAAAAAATCCCTCCTACTAATGACAAACCTTTGCCACCTTCACATGATGCAACTGCCAACAAGCAAGGGCCTACAACTACTCCGGTTCGTGTGAACGATGTCTTTTGGGAACAGTTCCTCACAGAAAGACCAGGCTGCTCGGATAACGAAGAGGCTAGCTCTAGTTACAAAGGGAACTCCTACGACGAGCAATACGAGAGAAAATCAAATCAAGGAGTAGCTAGTAACACAAGAAAAGTGGAACACCTTACCCTTTGA